actctcgtagcacttctccacttcaaccatccggctttaatcctatgactaacatcctcctcacatcccccatctacttgaaggactgggCTTAGATAttaaaagtgattactttggggcagtatcactccatttaaactaactccttccctatcaccagtttagccttcactgaacttgcaatgcatgtattctgtcttcgttctacttaacttaaaaccctttgactctagagtacttctccaaagttctagctttctattgactccttcttgtgtctcatctatcagaacaatatcatccgcaaacatcatgcaccaaggaatactctcttgtatatgtttcgtcaattcatctaaaactaatgtaaaaaggtaagggcttatggctgatccttagtgtaatccaattgagatcgaaaaatctcttatgtcccctcccactgtgcgcacaatagtagttgctccttcatacatatctttcaatacttttatatacctaatagataccctcttttgttataacacattccataagacctctcttggaacactatcataagccttctccaaatcaataaaaaccatgtgtaaatctttattcacatctctatatttctccatcaaggtttgtatttatatatatcagtttttcaatagaaaaataaaaaaaaatttcaattttttaaaatttaactaagaTTTGATTTTCActatttttctttataataaaaattttacttttcaactatttttaaatagaaaataatgacatttttataatcaaaattaatttaatatttttataattaaaattgaataattttttataataataaaaaattttattattataaaataaataaacaaaacatattcaaaattttaaaaatacaataagttttaaatatattttataacaatttattttttttaattgtaaaataTATGAATAgtcttttatttcaattaaaaaatcgtTTTTTATATTTGTTGGTGCACATTAAAAACAGTAAAATTGTTTTTATGCAAGAAAACAGGCCTAAAAATCTCACTCTCAACCATTAATGACCATAGTACTCTCTTCTAAGGACAATCATAAGCAAGCTGATAATCCATAAAAATTGTGGAAATTAATGATGCAaaaaaatttattcaataaattaatttcgACAGCAATATTCACTCTCTTGATAAATTTCACCAATGCCACCAAATCACAGATTCAATATGGAAAATAAAATGCACACACTAATCCTGAGTGAAATTCATAAGTGGAAATCAATAAGGAGAGAGGGATAAAAAAAACCCACAGAATACAGGGAAGGAAAATGGCATCATGTTAATTCCATGGATCATCCCAGCCTTTAGGTCCTTCTCttttaacaaaatcaattattgccTGGACAGCTTCATCAACCCTGTTAGAAAGAGAGTGATTCCCGTGTTCAATTTCAACTTTCTCTGCACCACCCATTGCTCTGCACAATCTGCAAGATTACAAACCCTATCATTTTatgaaatctctctctctctctctctctctctctctctctcgcgcgcgcgcgcgcacacacacacacaacccccctgaaaagaaaaaaaaaaatgaaaacaaaaagcAAATTGCAAATAAAATGACCATTATAAATATCCCTCAAAAATCAAGGTCAACCATCACAAGGGCAGTATTGCAAATGCAGACTTGGTACATTTTCTAAACAACATAAATTAGGTAATACTAGAAAATCCAATTAATAGAAGAGTTTCAATTGTCACCTTTCAACCAATGCTGTCTTATCAACATACTCCGGAACATGCTCATCAGCCATGGAACAGATAACCTGCAAATAGAAATGCGGAAATTGTAGCTGGTAACAAAGCACTAAGCAAGAAGATGCGATCCTTGTAGAGTGCAGTATCAAGGCATATAAATTGTTATGCTTGTAGCTTGAAACGGAACCACCAGGTCTTATCATATTGGCTGTAAGTTTTCCAGTAATATCCTATTAAAAATCTTTACCTTCAAATGGATTCTCCAATAAAAAATATGATGAAATCACAATTTCAAACATTTATGGTGACAAACAAGAATATTAGGACAAGACATCTGTATTTCGCACCTGGCAGGGTGTGCTGCACATGTGCCCGAGTCTTGTTCTCAGCTGGTCATCACTAAGATCAGAACTGAACATTTCATCATCACCCATATAAGCACAAAGGGAGTGATACCTGCAAAAACCTTGATTTTTAGCAAGAAGGCATACCACAGTTATTGACCATGCAAATTTCCAACACAAAGCTCAGAGAAGGTCATTAAAAATAAATCTCTCATGAATGGAAAGAAATTTTTGGACATATATGAAAATAGAGTAATTTGATTCAACCTATTCTAACCCTAGGTTCCCAACTGTGCTATCTGGATTCAGGTATGAGTGATTGATCAAACTatttttccataatttttttGTAAAAGCTCTCATTGACTTTTGAAgttttccataatttttttttgtaaaatctCTCATCGACTTCGAGTATCATGCCCACAATTAAGCATCCTTTTTCTGAAATGATTCTTGTAGTAAAGAGAGGGATTAAATTACTATAGTGCCAACCAAAAGAAATCACAGACAGACCCATATAGAAATTATATTCCAAAATTCTGATTACATCAAGGGGCCCACTAATGAATATCCATAGACCTACAACATGATGGATTGAAAAAACCCAATGAGCTAAAGGACATATTTTGAGTGCAACATCACTAAATAGTTGACAACATATTGTTAAATTGTCAAATCAGTTGCTTGCCCACCTATAAGCAGTTAGTGGGGAAGATGAATCTGCTTCCCTAGGCATTAATTCAGATCCCCGGCCTTTCGCTATCATAGTTGATGCCAAGTCAATCATAGCAGCAGTTTCAGGAAGACTTGCCCTGTACTCCCGATCACTGACTGGAGCCTGAACATTCCAATTGGAATTATGACCAAAGCTGCAAGTGAATGCACAGTATGTAGGCATTTGCAAGAAATAAAATTTCATTACAAACAAGAGTTTCATTAAAAGGGGAAAAGTACGCTTCTCAATCAATAGGCATCACCAACTGTCACCATTTATCTCTAATGGTAGTATACCCATCATTTGTTAACAAATGGTGCACCCACCTTTTACTGTTACATGAACATCATGCGGTACCCTATACTCAAATTAAGGCATCAATTCCTGAGGAAAAGGAGAACTAAACAAAGGTCCACTATTGGAATTTCTAAAGTAATCAGGAAAAGAACACTTAATACTATGTTGGGCAATGCCATCATGCTTTTCAACTCTTGATTGGCTAATCAGTTAGTCACTGTAAATCAGAAGGACCAACCCAGCAGACAGATCTAACAATCAAACTAGGTTATGAGACAAAGCCTTAATTTAATAGTTGCCAAAAGTTATTCATTTGCCATAGAGACACAAATAGGTATCAAGATCAAGACACAAGAAGTTGCAGTTTGCTTTTAGGAAAATACAGATTGATCTGAGAATTTTGCATTGAGTAAGGTAATACGAGTATAAATGAAACAGGTGATGAATTACCTGCAAAATAGCAGCACGGACTGCACGAGAACATGCAGCATTGGTACGCATGTAATGGACAATATCCTTGATTCAGGTGGAAACAACCGAAAACTAATTTTATTTCTACTAGAAAAGCCAACATGATCTATAAAAgtaaaattgatataaaaattatGATACACGTACAAAGTTCCATCAGAATTCACCTGACATCCAGTGCTGTGTCCAAGTAGGACCACACCCTCAGAATTTTCTTTGTTGATCAAACAACTTACAAGCTGATCAATCTCCAAGGCATCCTTCAAAGATAAAAAGTGCAAGAGCATTTTAAAGTCTGAGCATCAAGATTAAAAGTTTTTATAACGTTATATAAGCATTAAGGATATAAATATAGTCCTTTCACGTATTCTCCCCCCCCTCCCTTCTTTTTTTTTGCAAATTAAGACTTGATAAAATTGGATATTTTGGGTTTTGAACCAGAGAACAAGACATCAAAGTACAAATAATTTTGCTCAATGGTTTGCAAATCTTACATTTggctttaatatgttttttaaacAGTAAGCTCCAAGAACAATTCAGCAACACAAGCAGGGTCATTATATGAGTACCCAACAACATGAAAATAGATTTGACACATATCGAAAACACTTGACAGTAAAGACAAGTTACTTGTTGCAAGCTGGAAGTTCCAAATCCACTATATGATGATGACATAACCAGCTGAACAAGTGACCATTTCTCCCTATCCAAAGCAACTGCCAGAGGTTCTAAGTATCTGAAAATCAGACAAAGAGAGTTATCTTAGAAACTGTAGGATTTTACGTTTACTCTCTAGTATTAAGCTGCGTAGATTAACCCAAaatccgaggatttaacccaaaattgtttagagtgtAGAAAGAGAATACATATAGACGACCCCAACTTTTTgcgataaaggcttagttgagttgagtagatTAAGCTGT
The Hevea brasiliensis isolate MT/VB/25A 57/8 chromosome 15, ASM3005281v1, whole genome shotgun sequence genome window above contains:
- the LOC110670954 gene encoding UPF0613 protein PB24D3.06c-like isoform X1, coding for MNLSLSSSPSATSVAVASSSSSPSSSATSWFSGIVRGRADRSGNLKMAGNSGTGDGDSACPIKGKNQFRGVLFKYGPKPIQVAFKTGNHKQQIIFIGGLTDGFLATEYLEPLAVALDREKWSLVQLVMSSSYSGFGTSSLQQDALEIDQLVSCLINKENSEGVVLLGHSTGCQDIVHYMRTNAACSRAVRAAILQAPVSDREYRASLPETAAMIDLASTMIAKGRGSELMPREADSSSPLTAYRYHSLCAYMGDDEMFSSDLSDDQLRTRLGHMCSTPCQVICSMADEHVPEYVDKTALVERLCRAMGGAEKVEIEHGNHSLSNRVDEAVQAIIDFVKREGPKGWDDPWN
- the LOC110670954 gene encoding UPF0613 protein PB24D3.06c-like isoform X4 → MNLSLSSSPSATSVAVASSSSSPSSSATSWFSGIVRGRADRSGNLKMAGNSGTGDGDSACPIKGKNQFRGVLFKYGPKPIQDALEIDQLVSCLINKENSEGVVLLGHSTGCQDIVHYMRTNAACSRAVRAAILQAPVSDREYRASLPETAAMIDLASTMIAKGRGSELMPREADSSSPLTAYRYHSLCAYMGDDEMFSSDLSDDQLRTRLGHMCSTPCQVICSMADEHVPEYVDKTALVERLCRAMGGAEKVEIEHGNHSLSNRVDEAVQAIIDFVKREGPKGWDDPWN
- the LOC110670954 gene encoding UPF0613 protein PB24D3.06c-like isoform X2 produces the protein MNLSLSSSPSATSVAVASSSSSPSSSATSWFSGIVRGRADRSGNLKMAGNSGTGDGDSACPIKGKNQFRGVLFKYGPKPIQVAFKTGNHKQQIIFIGGLTDGFLATEYLEPLAVALDREKWSLVQLVMSSSYSGFGTSSLQQDALEIDQLVSCLINKENSEGVVLLGHSTGCQDIVHYMRTNAACSRAVRAAILQAPVSDREYRASLPETAAMIDLASTMIAKGRGSELMPREADSSSPLTAYRYHSLCAYMGDDEMFSSDLSDDQLRTRLGHMCSTPCQVICSMADEHVPEYVDKTALVERAMGGAEKVEIEHGNHSLSNRVDEAVQAIIDFVKREGPKGWDDPWN
- the LOC110670954 gene encoding UPF0613 protein PB24D3.06c-like isoform X3; this translates as MNLSLSSSPSATSVAVASSSSSPSSSATSWFSGIVRGRADRSGNLKMAGNSGTGDGDSACPIKGKNQFRGVLFKYGPKPIQVAFKTGNHKQQIIFIGGLTDGFLATEYLEPLAVALDREKWSLVQLVMSSSYSGFGTSSLQQDALEIDQLVSCLINKENSEGVVLLGHSTGCQAPVSDREYRASLPETAAMIDLASTMIAKGRGSELMPREADSSSPLTAYRYHSLCAYMGDDEMFSSDLSDDQLRTRLGHMCSTPCQVICSMADEHVPEYVDKTALVERLCRAMGGAEKVEIEHGNHSLSNRVDEAVQAIIDFVKREGPKGWDDPWN